A genomic window from Candidatus Thermoplasmatota archaeon includes:
- the gcvPB gene encoding aminomethyl-transferring glycine dehydrogenase subunit GcvPB produces MYRSAVYDEPLLNELESYKKVCRDKQNNILPTSIQRKEKICIPDLDETQVVRHFLHLSQMNYGIDSGIYPLGSCTMKYNPKICEEISRWDNFANTHPYQDPSTIQGNLQIMYELEKMLCEISGMDYFTLQPAAGAHGEFLGMLITRAYHEFNKDNQRYEVILPDTSHGTNPASATMAGYRLIEIPSTKEGTVDLEILERTLSEKTACFMLTNPNTLGIFESDILEISKLVHKAGALLYYDGANMNAIMGKARPGDMGFDIVHLNLHKTFATPHGGGGPGSGPVGVKEKLEKFLPIPRVIRDKKGNYDFDYNYPYSIGKIKGFYGNFSVLLKAYVYLTMMGGDGLREASEIAVLNSNYMKKKLVESKKYEMPYKQLRKHEFVLSCEKLKQEKNIRALDVAKRLLDYGLHPPTIYFPLIVKEALMIEPTESEPKNELDKYIDALIKIADEKPDVVKNAPNNTSVRRIDDVGATKNPVLTWKMSR; encoded by the coding sequence ATGTATAGGTCGGCTGTTTATGATGAACCATTGTTAAACGAGCTTGAGTCATACAAAAAAGTATGCAGAGATAAACAAAACAATATTTTGCCAACTTCTATTCAGCGAAAAGAAAAAATCTGTATACCTGACCTAGATGAAACTCAGGTTGTAAGACATTTCCTTCACCTCAGTCAGATGAACTATGGTATAGATTCCGGTATTTACCCTCTTGGTTCATGCACCATGAAATACAACCCAAAGATATGCGAAGAAATAAGTAGATGGGATAACTTTGCAAACACACATCCATACCAGGATCCTTCGACAATACAAGGAAATCTACAAATAATGTATGAACTAGAAAAAATGTTGTGTGAAATATCTGGCATGGATTATTTTACACTTCAACCAGCAGCAGGTGCACATGGTGAATTCTTGGGAATGCTGATAACTAGGGCGTATCACGAATTCAACAAAGACAACCAACGATATGAGGTTATACTCCCAGATACTTCACATGGTACAAACCCAGCGAGTGCTACAATGGCTGGCTACAGATTAATAGAAATACCATCCACCAAAGAGGGAACAGTTGACCTAGAAATACTAGAGAGAACCCTCTCAGAAAAAACCGCTTGTTTTATGCTGACAAACCCAAACACACTAGGCATATTCGAATCAGACATACTTGAGATATCTAAACTAGTACACAAAGCAGGTGCACTACTATACTATGATGGTGCTAACATGAACGCTATAATGGGAAAGGCAAGACCCGGTGACATGGGTTTTGATATCGTACATCTAAACCTTCATAAAACATTTGCGACACCGCATGGTGGAGGTGGACCAGGTAGTGGACCAGTAGGCGTCAAAGAGAAACTAGAAAAATTCTTACCGATACCGAGAGTAATAAGAGACAAAAAAGGTAACTATGATTTTGACTACAACTACCCATATTCAATTGGTAAAATAAAAGGATTCTATGGCAATTTCTCTGTTTTACTAAAAGCATATGTTTACCTAACAATGATGGGGGGAGACGGACTGAGAGAAGCATCAGAAATAGCTGTACTAAACTCGAACTATATGAAAAAGAAACTAGTTGAATCAAAAAAATATGAGATGCCATACAAACAGCTAAGGAAACACGAGTTTGTGTTAAGCTGCGAGAAACTAAAACAAGAAAAAAACATTAGAGCATTAGACGTAGCAAAACGTCTTCTTGACTATGGTTTGCATCCTCCAACAATATATTTCCCACTTATAGTGAAAGAAGCACTTATGATAGAACCAACAGAATCAGAACCGAAAAACGAGTTAGACAAATACATAGATGCTTTAATCAAGATCGCTGATGAAAAACCGGATGTTGTTAAAAACGCACCAAATAACACATCAGTTAGACGCATTGATGATGTTGGTGCAACAAAAAACCCTGTGCTAACCTGGAAGATGAGTAGGTAG
- the gcvPA gene encoding aminomethyl-transferring glycine dehydrogenase subunit GcvPA translates to MNFIPNSAIKNNMLKETGLKDIEELFLDIPKQIQIKKLNLQKGLSQQETEQKLREISNKNRPTNNMPSFLGGGIKPHYIPPAVKSIISRAEFYTAYTPYQPEASQGFLQAMFEYQSIIAEITGMDISNASLYDGATALGEASLMCSRINQKKTFVIPQNISWEKKSVLKNYTKGSGIRIKEISYDDETGKINLEELKQSVDNDTTGVYVENPNFFGVFEDGVEEISEIVKDPGSLFVVGVDPVSLGIVKSPGEYGADIVIGEGRSFGNTMDFGGSSLGIFACRNEFLRQMPGRIIGMTKDLDGRRAFCMTLQTREQHIRRGKATSNICTNEGLCALTAVVYLAWLGGNGLEELSRVNFERGQKLVKLISSIDGFEKRFMGIHFNEFVIKSKTDTNKVNKELLKKDVQGGLSLGRWYPELRDCMLFGVSEMHTDKDIEKLVSALEEVSHV, encoded by the coding sequence ATGAACTTCATCCCGAACTCAGCAATAAAAAATAATATGCTTAAAGAAACAGGGTTAAAAGACATCGAAGAACTATTCTTAGATATACCAAAACAAATACAGATTAAAAAATTGAATCTCCAAAAGGGTTTATCCCAGCAAGAAACAGAACAAAAACTTAGAGAGATATCAAACAAAAACAGACCAACAAACAACATGCCAAGTTTTCTAGGGGGAGGAATAAAACCACACTATATACCACCAGCTGTTAAATCAATAATATCTCGAGCAGAGTTTTACACTGCTTACACTCCATACCAACCTGAGGCGTCACAGGGTTTCCTGCAAGCCATGTTTGAATACCAGAGCATAATCGCAGAAATAACAGGCATGGATATCTCCAATGCATCATTGTACGATGGTGCTACTGCTCTAGGTGAAGCATCACTTATGTGTTCACGAATAAACCAGAAAAAAACATTTGTTATACCTCAAAACATTTCTTGGGAGAAAAAATCTGTTCTAAAAAACTATACAAAAGGCTCTGGTATAAGAATAAAAGAAATATCTTATGATGATGAAACAGGTAAAATTAATTTAGAGGAACTAAAACAAAGTGTTGATAATGATACTACTGGGGTTTATGTTGAGAATCCAAATTTTTTTGGTGTTTTTGAGGATGGTGTTGAAGAAATCAGTGAAATTGTAAAAGATCCGGGTTCTCTCTTTGTTGTTGGGGTTGATCCTGTATCGCTTGGAATTGTAAAAAGCCCTGGTGAGTATGGTGCAGATATTGTGATTGGTGAGGGAAGATCTTTTGGTAATACTATGGATTTTGGTGGTTCAAGTCTTGGTATTTTTGCTTGTAGAAACGAGTTTTTACGTCAGATGCCTGGTCGTATAATTGGTATGACTAAAGATTTGGATGGTAGACGAGCTTTTTGTATGACTCTTCAGACGAGGGAGCAGCATATAAGGCGTGGTAAAGCTACTAGTAACATTTGTACAAACGAGGGTTTATGTGCTCTTACGGCGGTGGTATATCTTGCGTGGCTTGGTGGCAATGGCTTAGAGGAGCTTAGTAGAGTTAATTTTGAGAGAGGACAAAAATTAGTAAAACTAATAAGTTCTATTGATGGTTTTGAAAAAAGGTTTATGGGCATTCATTTTAATGAGTTTGTAATTAAATCAAAAACAGATACAAATAAAGTTAACAAAGAATTATTGAAAAAAGATGTACAGGGTGGTTTATCGCTTGGTAGATGGTATCCAGAGCTAAGGGATTGTATGCTTTTTGGTGTCTCTGAAATGCACACAGACAAAGACATAGAAAAACTTGTTTCTGCACTAGAAGAGGTGTCACATGTATAG
- a CDS encoding transposase family protein, whose product RHRKGKQHDYDMFKKNGPPPLPPEVELGVDLGYLGIKKDYPELNVNIPVKKPKKKELTKQEKRYNKKQRKARVIVEHTIARMKKFRIMAEEFRNSLTRYDRMTSIVCGLVNFTVQSE is encoded by the coding sequence CCAGACACCGAAAAGGAAAACAACATGATTATGACATGTTCAAGAAAAATGGACCACCGCCTCTGCCACCAGAGGTTGAACTCGGTGTTGACCTTGGCTACCTCGGTATCAAAAAAGATTACCCTGAGTTGAACGTGAATATCCCTGTGAAAAAACCAAAGAAAAAAGAGCTCACCAAACAGGAGAAACGATACAACAAAAAACAAAGGAAAGCACGGGTGATCGTGGAACACACCATCGCCAGGATGAAAAAATTCCGCATCATGGCTGAAGAATTTCGAAACAGCCTCACACGATACGACCGTATGACGTCTATCGTCTGTGGATTAGTGAATTTCACCGTACAATCAGAGTAA